From a single Rhodospirillales bacterium genomic region:
- the ispH gene encoding 4-hydroxy-3-methylbut-2-enyl diphosphate reductase, with protein sequence MSTRTLRVILTNPRGFCAGVERAIEIVERALQLYGPPVYVRHEIVHNRHVVDSLRAKGAVFVEELEEVPDGAVTVFSAHGVSEAVETEARQRALPVIDATCPLVSKVHKEGRNQSQRGREVILIGHAGHPEVEGTRGRIPRGVHIVSTREDVGALTIPVEAPVAYVTQTTLSVDDTRDIIKALKERFPHIAGPDVRDICYATQNRQQAVREVAARVDLLLVVGAKNSSNSNRLREIGVQMGIPSYLIDDASMIEPDWLEGIETIGITAGASAPERLVQDLIVALGAYGDVQVEELDGVIESMQFKLPRELDRAAVSAVRT encoded by the coding sequence ATGTCAACCCGGACGCTGCGTGTCATTCTGACCAACCCGCGCGGCTTCTGTGCCGGGGTGGAACGGGCGATCGAGATCGTCGAGCGCGCGCTACAGCTCTACGGCCCGCCGGTCTACGTGCGCCACGAGATCGTCCACAACCGCCACGTCGTCGATTCTTTGCGCGCCAAGGGCGCGGTGTTCGTCGAAGAGTTGGAGGAAGTGCCAGACGGCGCCGTGACCGTGTTCAGCGCCCACGGCGTCTCGGAGGCGGTGGAGACGGAGGCGCGCCAGCGGGCGCTGCCGGTCATCGACGCAACCTGCCCGCTGGTCTCCAAGGTGCACAAGGAAGGGCGCAACCAGTCCCAGCGCGGGCGGGAGGTCATCCTGATTGGGCACGCCGGCCATCCGGAGGTGGAAGGCACGCGCGGGCGGATTCCCCGCGGTGTGCACATCGTGTCCACCCGGGAGGACGTTGGGGCGCTGACCATACCGGTTGAGGCGCCGGTCGCCTACGTCACGCAGACGACGCTCAGCGTCGACGATACGCGGGACATCATCAAGGCGCTGAAGGAGCGTTTTCCGCACATCGCCGGTCCGGACGTCCGCGACATCTGCTATGCAACGCAGAATCGGCAGCAGGCGGTGCGCGAAGTGGCGGCGCGGGTCGACCTGCTCCTGGTCGTCGGCGCCAAGAACAGCTCCAACTCGAACCGCCTCCGTGAGATCGGGGTGCAGATGGGAATTCCCAGCTATCTCATCGACGACGCTTCGATGATCGAGCCGGACTGGTTGGAGGGAATCGAGACGATCGGCATTACAGCCGGCGCCTCCGCCCCGGAACGCCTCGTACAGGACCTCATCGTGGCGCTTGGCGCGTACGGAGACGTGCAGGTGGAGGAACTGGACGGCGTCATCGAGAGCATGCAATTCAAGTTGCCGCGCGAGCTTGATCGCGCTGCCGTCAGTGCCGTCCGCACCTAG
- the hpnH gene encoding adenosyl-hopene transferase HpnH: MGIPFIQMARVGAYVVRKRLAGETHYPLVLMLEPLFRCNLACPGCGKIDYEDSILNRRLSVDECLQAVDECGAPVVSIPGGEPLLHKEIQAIVAGIVARKKFVYLCTNALLLEKKLHLFTPTPYLTFSVHLDGLEAEHDKAVNQPGTFKRAVAAIRAARAKGFRVNVNCTLFDTMTAEEVAAFFDFCTNSLDVEGITVSPGYAYERAPDQAHFLNRTRTKQLFRDVFKRRNGTRWQFSQSILFLDFLAGNQSYRCTPWGNPTRNVFGWQRPCYLLGEGYAGSFRELIEDTDWDRYGTGNYEKCADCMVHCGYEPTAVNDTISHPLKALRVALLGPRTDGPMAPDIDLEGQRPADFVFEGLVKRLSSEVEERPRIRGDAA, from the coding sequence TTGGGCATCCCGTTCATCCAGATGGCGCGGGTCGGCGCCTACGTCGTCCGCAAGCGGCTCGCCGGCGAGACGCACTACCCGCTGGTGCTCATGCTCGAGCCGCTGTTCCGCTGCAATCTCGCCTGTCCCGGGTGCGGCAAGATCGACTACGAGGACTCCATCCTCAACCGCCGCCTGTCGGTGGATGAATGCCTGCAGGCGGTCGACGAATGCGGCGCCCCGGTGGTCTCCATCCCCGGCGGCGAGCCCCTCCTCCACAAGGAGATCCAGGCCATCGTCGCCGGGATCGTCGCCCGCAAGAAGTTCGTCTACCTCTGCACCAACGCGTTGCTCCTGGAAAAGAAGCTGCACCTGTTCACGCCGACGCCGTATCTCACCTTCTCTGTGCATCTGGACGGACTGGAAGCCGAGCACGACAAGGCAGTGAACCAGCCCGGCACCTTCAAGCGCGCCGTTGCCGCCATCCGCGCCGCCCGCGCGAAAGGCTTCCGCGTCAACGTCAACTGTACCCTGTTCGACACCATGACCGCCGAGGAGGTCGCCGCGTTCTTCGACTTCTGCACCAACTCCCTGGACGTGGAAGGAATCACGGTGTCCCCCGGCTATGCCTACGAGCGGGCGCCCGACCAGGCACACTTCCTCAACCGCACCCGCACCAAACAGCTGTTCCGCGACGTCTTCAAGCGCCGGAACGGGACCCGATGGCAGTTCAGCCAGTCCATCCTGTTTCTCGATTTTCTGGCCGGCAACCAGTCCTACCGCTGCACGCCTTGGGGCAATCCCACCCGCAACGTGTTCGGCTGGCAGCGGCCCTGCTACCTGCTCGGCGAGGGCTATGCCGGCAGCTTCAGGGAGTTGATCGAGGACACCGACTGGGACCGCTACGGCACCGGCAATTATGAGAAATGCGCCGACTGCATGGTGCATTGCGGGTACGAGCCGACCGCCGTCAACGACACCATCTCCCACCCGCTCAAGGCGCTCAGGGTCGCACTGCTGGGTCCGCGCACAGACGGGCCGATGGCGCCGGACATCGACCTGGAGGGTCAGCGCCCGGCCGATTTCGTGTTCGAGGGGTTGGTCAAGCGGCTATCGAGTGAAGTGGAAGAGCGGCCCCGCATCCGCGGCGACGCGGCGTAG
- a CDS encoding glycosyltransferase, protein MLSLAIAGSALLSLCGWVYLLVERGGFWKGEQRLETLQIPDPAVSGDPPEVVAIIPARDEAATIERAVSSLLRQDYAGRFTVVVVDDHSVDGTAEAARQTGDCGRVIVLSAMALPPGWTGKLWAVEQGVAWATRERPDLRYLLITDADIDHHPQSLGRLVAVAGAHRLDLVSLMVRLHCGNAWERVLIPAFVFFFQKLYPFGWVNDRARRTAAAAGGCMLVRASALAAAGGIAPIRDRLIDDCALAERLKGNGAIWLGLTSGTRSVRAYRRLGEIWAMVARTAYTQLGHSFAALTGTVVGMIVLYVVPPMAVAYGLLVADVPALAAGAAAWATMTWMLRPTLTLYGLPAWRGMLLPVAAALFTMMTVDSARRHWLGRGGAWKGRTYGAYKMRARG, encoded by the coding sequence ATGCTCAGTCTGGCGATCGCCGGCTCGGCGCTTCTGTCCCTCTGCGGCTGGGTGTATCTCCTCGTCGAACGCGGCGGTTTCTGGAAGGGCGAGCAGAGGCTGGAGACGTTGCAGATCCCAGATCCGGCGGTGTCCGGCGATCCGCCGGAGGTGGTCGCGATCATTCCGGCGCGCGACGAGGCCGCGACCATCGAGCGGGCCGTGTCGTCGCTGTTGCGCCAGGACTACGCGGGCCGGTTCACGGTCGTGGTCGTCGATGATCACAGCGTCGATGGGACCGCCGAGGCGGCGCGGCAGACCGGCGACTGCGGCCGCGTCATCGTACTCTCCGCAATGGCCCTGCCGCCGGGCTGGACCGGGAAGTTGTGGGCGGTGGAACAGGGGGTCGCGTGGGCGACGCGGGAACGGCCGGATCTCCGCTATCTGCTGATCACCGACGCGGACATCGACCACCACCCGCAAAGCCTGGGGCGCCTTGTGGCAGTGGCCGGAGCGCATCGTCTGGATCTCGTCTCGCTCATGGTGCGCCTCCACTGCGGCAATGCCTGGGAGCGGGTGCTGATCCCGGCGTTCGTGTTCTTTTTTCAGAAGCTCTATCCGTTCGGCTGGGTCAACGATCGGGCGCGGCGCACCGCCGCTGCTGCCGGTGGGTGCATGCTGGTGCGGGCCTCCGCGCTCGCCGCGGCCGGGGGAATTGCGCCCATCCGCGACCGGCTGATCGACGACTGCGCGCTCGCCGAACGGCTCAAGGGGAACGGCGCCATCTGGCTGGGGCTCACCAGCGGGACGCGAAGCGTGCGCGCGTATCGTCGGCTTGGCGAGATCTGGGCGATGGTGGCGCGCACCGCCTATACTCAACTCGGCCATTCCTTCGCGGCGCTGACGGGGACTGTCGTCGGCATGATCGTTCTCTACGTCGTTCCTCCCATGGCCGTTGCGTACGGACTGCTGGTCGCCGACGTCCCGGCCCTTGCCGCCGGCGCTGCGGCGTGGGCGACGATGACCTGGATGCTGCGCCCGACACTGACGCTCTATGGACTGCCGGCGTGGCGGGGGATGCTGCTGCCGGTTGCGGCAGCGCTGTTCACGATGATGACGGTGGACTCGGCGCGGCGTCATTGGCTCGGCCGCGGCGGCGCCTGGAAAGGCCGAACCTATGGCGCCTATAAAATGCGGGCGCGCGGATGA
- the hpnD gene encoding presqualene diphosphate synthase HpnD, whose amino-acid sequence MITTSGEDAEEASGYRDAAARNADDWAVVETVVRSSGTSFYWAIRLLPIEKRRAMFAVYAFCRDVDDIADEPAPVAIKRARLQAWRMEIDGVFRGTPRTPLARALVEPVSTYDLQENDFLAVIDGMEMDAAPRVRIRDDAELALYCERVACAVGRLSTAVFGADRETGRRLAAALGSALQLTNILRDLDEDARRNRLYLPADRLCAEGIDVGDDLAAVLAHPGAVRVCDRLAGLAVERFAEAKALLADCETRAMRPARVMMEVYRRTLDRLMAGRWPGSASGSTRRVTLSRPEKLWIAVRYGLI is encoded by the coding sequence ATGATCACGACGTCCGGCGAGGACGCCGAAGAGGCTAGCGGGTATCGAGACGCTGCGGCGCGCAATGCCGACGATTGGGCGGTCGTCGAGACCGTCGTTCGGAGTTCCGGCACATCGTTCTATTGGGCGATCCGGCTGCTCCCGATCGAGAAGCGGCGCGCCATGTTCGCGGTCTACGCGTTCTGTCGCGACGTCGACGATATCGCAGACGAACCGGCGCCGGTCGCAATCAAACGGGCGCGCCTGCAGGCGTGGCGGATGGAGATCGACGGCGTGTTCAGAGGAACGCCGCGCACCCCGTTGGCGCGAGCGCTGGTCGAACCCGTAAGCACCTATGATCTTCAGGAGAACGACTTCCTCGCCGTCATCGACGGCATGGAGATGGATGCGGCGCCGCGGGTGCGCATCCGGGACGACGCGGAGCTGGCGCTTTACTGCGAACGGGTCGCCTGCGCCGTCGGCCGGCTCTCGACGGCGGTGTTCGGAGCCGATCGGGAGACGGGTCGGCGGCTGGCAGCGGCGCTGGGCTCCGCGCTTCAGCTCACCAACATCCTCCGCGATCTGGACGAGGACGCGCGGCGCAACCGCCTCTACCTGCCGGCGGACAGGCTGTGTGCCGAGGGGATCGATGTTGGCGACGATCTTGCCGCGGTGCTCGCTCATCCGGGAGCGGTGCGGGTGTGCGACCGGCTGGCGGGCTTGGCAGTTGAGCGGTTCGCCGAGGCGAAGGCACTGCTCGCGGACTGCGAGACGCGGGCCATGCGCCCGGCGCGGGTGATGATGGAGGTCTATCGGCGCACCCTCGACCGGTTGATGGCTGGACGCTGGCCCGGAAGCGCATCCGGCAGCACCAGGCGCGTCACCCTGTCCAGGCCGGAAAAGCTGTGGATCGCGGTCCGCTACGGACTGATTTAG
- a CDS encoding FAD-dependent oxidoreductase encodes MEPGAGCVHVIGAGLAGLAAAVSLAGAGVPVIVHEAAGYAGGRCRSFYEAGLGCRIDNGNHLLLSGNSAASAYLHTIGAGGALTGPARAAFPFVDLATGERWTVAPNAGRIPWWIFSPLRRIPGTRPREYLSALRLARASDTETVRDCVGDDGALFRRFWEPLTLAALNTSPEDGAALLLWAVVRETFFRGEPHCRPRIARDCLAAAFVDPALRYLADRDNCVRLRKRVREIGYQDGRAVGLSFADGEAIRLSGSESVVVAVPPAQAADLVPGIVTPLGSRAIVNVHFRVAQGQRASPVIGVINGLCHWIFVRDGMASVTVSAADALAERPNVDIARRTWAEVSRILTGAAGPDAPLPAHRIIKEKRATFAQTPSNLARRPGPTTRWRNLFLAGDWTATALPATIEGSIRSGNTAAQAVSHARQMLDRTSPSDATSAIGVSEEINRDADKRCARRS; translated from the coding sequence ATGGAGCCGGGCGCCGGGTGCGTGCACGTGATCGGCGCGGGGCTAGCCGGCCTGGCGGCCGCCGTGTCGCTCGCCGGCGCCGGTGTGCCGGTCATCGTGCACGAAGCCGCAGGCTACGCCGGCGGCCGCTGCCGCTCGTTCTACGAAGCCGGCCTCGGTTGCCGCATCGACAATGGCAACCACCTATTGCTCAGCGGCAACAGCGCGGCGTCTGCGTATCTGCACACGATCGGCGCAGGCGGTGCGCTGACGGGACCGGCGCGGGCGGCGTTCCCGTTCGTTGATCTGGCGACCGGAGAGCGCTGGACCGTGGCCCCGAACGCGGGGCGCATTCCGTGGTGGATTTTCAGCCCGCTTCGGCGGATCCCGGGGACGCGCCCACGAGAGTACCTCTCCGCCCTGCGTCTGGCGCGCGCCTCGGACACGGAGACGGTGAGGGACTGCGTCGGCGACGACGGCGCGCTGTTCAGGCGGTTTTGGGAACCGCTGACCTTGGCGGCGCTGAACACGTCGCCAGAAGACGGGGCGGCGCTTCTGCTGTGGGCAGTTGTTCGCGAAACTTTCTTCCGCGGCGAGCCCCACTGCCGGCCCCGCATTGCCCGCGATTGCCTGGCCGCGGCGTTCGTCGATCCGGCGCTGCGCTACCTGGCGGACCGCGACAACTGCGTTCGACTCCGCAAGCGGGTCCGCGAGATCGGATACCAGGATGGGCGTGCGGTCGGGCTCTCGTTCGCGGATGGCGAAGCGATCAGGTTGAGCGGCAGCGAATCAGTCGTCGTCGCGGTGCCGCCCGCCCAGGCGGCGGACCTCGTGCCGGGCATTGTGACGCCGCTCGGCAGCCGAGCCATCGTCAACGTGCATTTCCGCGTCGCCCAGGGCCAGCGGGCGTCGCCGGTAATCGGCGTCATCAACGGCCTCTGCCACTGGATCTTCGTCCGCGACGGCATGGCGTCCGTGACCGTCAGCGCCGCAGATGCTTTGGCCGAGCGCCCGAACGTCGACATCGCGCGCCGGACCTGGGCCGAGGTGTCGCGGATCCTGACGGGTGCTGCCGGACCGGACGCGCCGCTCCCCGCCCATCGCATAATCAAGGAAAAGCGCGCCACGTTCGCGCAAACGCCGTCCAACCTCGCTCGCCGCCCGGGGCCCACGACCCGCTGGAGAAACCTGTTCCTGGCCGGTGATTGGACGGCGACCGCCCTGCCGGCGACCATCGAAGGCAGCATCCGCTCCGGCAACACTGCGGCACAAGCGGTCAGCCATGCGCGGCAAATGCTTGACAGAACGAGCCCTTCCGACGCAACAAGCGCGATTGGGGTATCCGAAGAGATAAACCGCGACGCTGATAAGCGCTGCGCGCGGCGCTCGTGA
- the shc gene encoding squalene--hopene cyclase has translation MVSEAGLGGALEQAVERVIGQAALWLTERQADDGHWVFELEADATIPSEYILLNHYLGDIDDDTEGRLATYLRRRQGSHGGWPLFHGGDIDISATVKAYFALKLVGDDPEAPHMKRARDAVLARGGAARANVFTRIALALFGQVPWRATPIIRPEAMLLPRWAPFHLDKVSYWSRTVMVPLFVLAALKPRARNPRGVDIRELFVVPPEEHVDYLTNPTGHWVGSGMLMLDGLARKLEPLLFPKALEQKAIDRAMAFVKERLNGEDGLGAIFPAMANAVMALDAQGYPHDHPEFVTARRAIDKLLVFRDDEGYCQPCLSPVWDTSLALHALLEVGCGEDDPEIATAAAWLRDRQVLDLDGDWTASRPDARPGGWAFQYGNAHYPDVDDTAVVVMALHRARHEDSREAVERGAEWVLGMQSRNGGWGAFDADNEHYYLNNIPFADHGALLDPPTADVTARCLGMLAQLGYERDHPAVARAVRWLIDQQEDDGSWFGRWGTNYVYGTWSVLSALNAVGEDLEAPHVRAAVEWLNVRQRDDGGWGEDCSSYWAERRNDPANVSTPTQTAWALLGLMAAGEIDSDAVHRGVAYLLSAPREGGAWAERYYNAVGFPKVFYLRYHGYSAYFPLWALARYRNLRLANAKTTMYGI, from the coding sequence ATGGTGAGCGAGGCCGGTCTGGGCGGGGCGCTTGAGCAGGCCGTGGAGCGCGTTATCGGACAGGCGGCGCTGTGGCTCACGGAACGGCAGGCCGACGATGGGCACTGGGTGTTCGAGTTGGAAGCCGACGCCACCATTCCCTCCGAATACATTCTCCTTAACCACTACCTCGGCGACATCGACGACGACACCGAAGGCAGGCTGGCCACCTACCTGCGCAGGCGCCAGGGGTCACACGGCGGCTGGCCGCTGTTCCACGGCGGGGACATCGACATCAGCGCCACGGTCAAGGCGTACTTCGCCTTGAAGCTGGTCGGCGACGATCCCGAGGCGCCCCACATGAAGCGGGCGCGGGACGCGGTGCTGGCCCGCGGCGGCGCCGCCCGGGCCAACGTGTTTACGCGGATCGCCCTCGCGTTGTTCGGCCAGGTGCCGTGGCGGGCGACGCCGATCATCCGGCCGGAGGCTATGCTGTTGCCGCGCTGGGCTCCGTTTCACCTGGACAAGGTGTCCTACTGGTCGCGCACCGTGATGGTGCCACTGTTCGTGCTCGCCGCCCTCAAGCCGCGGGCCCGCAACCCGCGCGGCGTCGACATCCGCGAACTGTTCGTGGTGCCGCCGGAGGAGCATGTCGACTACCTTACCAATCCCACCGGCCATTGGGTCGGCAGCGGCATGCTGATGCTCGACGGCCTGGCGCGCAAGCTGGAGCCGTTGTTGTTCCCCAAGGCACTCGAGCAGAAGGCCATCGACCGCGCCATGGCGTTCGTGAAGGAGCGCCTTAACGGCGAAGATGGGCTGGGGGCGATTTTCCCGGCGATGGCCAACGCTGTCATGGCCCTTGATGCGCAGGGCTACCCGCACGACCACCCCGAGTTCGTGACGGCGCGACGCGCCATCGACAAGCTCCTGGTGTTCCGCGATGACGAAGGATACTGCCAGCCGTGCCTGTCTCCCGTTTGGGACACCAGCCTCGCCCTCCATGCGCTTCTGGAAGTCGGGTGCGGCGAGGACGATCCGGAGATCGCCACAGCGGCGGCATGGCTCCGAGACCGCCAGGTCTTGGACCTGGACGGCGATTGGACAGCGAGCCGACCTGACGCGCGCCCGGGTGGCTGGGCCTTCCAATATGGAAACGCCCACTATCCGGATGTGGACGACACGGCCGTTGTCGTCATGGCGCTGCACCGTGCCCGCCACGAGGACTCGCGCGAGGCTGTTGAGCGGGGCGCGGAATGGGTGCTGGGGATGCAGAGCCGGAATGGTGGCTGGGGCGCGTTCGACGCCGACAACGAGCACTATTACCTGAACAACATCCCGTTCGCCGACCACGGCGCCCTGCTCGATCCGCCGACCGCGGACGTGACGGCGCGCTGCCTCGGCATGCTCGCCCAGCTTGGCTACGAGCGGGACCATCCGGCGGTCGCGCGGGCGGTGCGGTGGCTCATCGATCAGCAGGAGGACGACGGATCGTGGTTCGGCCGTTGGGGCACGAACTATGTCTATGGCACCTGGTCTGTACTATCGGCCCTCAATGCCGTCGGTGAGGACCTGGAGGCGCCCCATGTGCGCGCTGCCGTCGAGTGGTTGAATGTGCGCCAGCGCGATGACGGCGGCTGGGGCGAGGACTGCTCCAGCTACTGGGCGGAGCGCCGGAACGATCCCGCCAATGTGAGCACGCCGACCCAGACCGCATGGGCGCTGCTCGGGCTGATGGCCGCCGGCGAGATCGATTCCGATGCGGTGCACCGTGGTGTCGCCTACCTGTTGTCGGCGCCGCGCGAAGGCGGCGCGTGGGCCGAGCGGTACTACAACGCGGTCGGCTTTCCCAAGGTGTTCTACCTCCGCTATCATGGTTACAGCGCCTATTTCCCGTTGTGGGCGTTAGCGCGGTACCGCAACCTCCGTCTCGCCAACGCCAAGACCACCATGTACGGGATTTGA
- a CDS encoding hemerythrin domain-containing protein: MSDVVFLLRLEHRNMSQLLSVVERQLSCLQERGPMDHELMESILGYCLTYPDECHHPKEDLIYRRLALRDPAAADAVGDLEAHHAELAALTRAFADALAAAEDDEPGAQQRTEWLGRQFLAGYRDHIAMEEGVFFPRALAALSERDWEDIEFDVFDTRDPLFSEPTEVRFRNVRDQILAESVVTAATALR, translated from the coding sequence GTGTCTGATGTCGTATTCCTGCTCCGACTGGAACATCGGAACATGAGCCAGCTGTTGTCGGTCGTGGAGCGCCAGCTTTCCTGCCTGCAAGAGCGGGGCCCAATGGATCATGAGTTGATGGAGTCGATCCTCGGGTATTGCTTGACCTATCCGGACGAGTGCCATCATCCGAAGGAAGATCTGATTTACCGCCGACTGGCCTTACGCGATCCGGCGGCGGCCGACGCGGTCGGCGATCTCGAGGCGCACCATGCCGAACTCGCCGCGCTGACCCGCGCCTTCGCCGATGCACTTGCGGCCGCAGAAGACGACGAACCGGGGGCGCAGCAACGCACGGAGTGGCTGGGTCGGCAGTTTCTGGCCGGGTATCGCGACCACATTGCCATGGAAGAGGGGGTGTTTTTTCCGCGGGCGCTTGCGGCCTTGTCGGAGAGGGATTGGGAGGACATCGAGTTCGACGTGTTCGATACCCGCGATCCGCTGTTCAGCGAGCCTACAGAGGTTCGTTTTCGTAACGTGCGCGATCAGATCCTGGCCGAGAGCGTCGTCACGGCAGCGACTGCGCTCAGGTAG
- a CDS encoding phosphorylase — protein MTRVGVITGLAAESACVLGRHDGKSNLLVACAGADAERAGEAARRLIGEGCKALVGFGVAGGLASDLAPGAVVVADGVVTPDGRRLEVDEHWRQRLGCRISARIGARGGTIVTVVDAVTDSACKRMLAARTGSVAVDMESYAIVQVATGAGVPVLIVRAIADPLDRALPAWLPITIRRDGTTDLAVVAKQLSRRPWEIAQLIRVGLDFRRGLSALRRVAADAGPLFHFTR, from the coding sequence TTGACGCGCGTCGGCGTCATCACCGGACTCGCTGCCGAGTCGGCCTGCGTCCTCGGGCGACATGATGGCAAATCGAACCTCCTCGTGGCCTGCGCCGGCGCGGACGCGGAGCGCGCCGGGGAGGCGGCTCGCAGGCTGATCGGTGAAGGCTGCAAGGCTCTTGTCGGCTTCGGGGTGGCCGGCGGACTGGCGTCGGATCTGGCGCCTGGGGCGGTGGTCGTCGCCGATGGCGTGGTTACGCCGGACGGGCGTCGCCTGGAGGTCGACGAGCACTGGCGGCAGCGCCTCGGTTGCCGAATCAGCGCCCGGATCGGCGCACGCGGCGGCACGATCGTCACCGTAGTCGACGCGGTCACCGACAGCGCATGCAAGCGGATGCTTGCGGCGCGGACCGGATCTGTTGCCGTCGATATGGAGAGTTACGCCATCGTCCAGGTGGCGACCGGCGCCGGCGTGCCGGTCCTGATCGTGCGGGCCATCGCCGATCCGCTGGACCGCGCACTACCGGCATGGCTGCCAATCACGATCAGAAGAGATGGGACGACAGATCTGGCGGTGGTGGCGAAGCAGTTGTCCCGGCGGCCGTGGGAGATTGCCCAACTGATCCGGGTGGGTCTGGATTTCCGACGAGGGTTGAGCGCGCTACGCCGCGTCGCCGCGGATGCGGGGCCGCTCTTCCACTTCACTCGATAG
- the moaC gene encoding cyclic pyranopterin monophosphate synthase MoaC — protein sequence MAGLTHIDPQGNAVMVDVSAKDVTERSATAVVSVLMQPTTLEVIVSGRARKGDVLAVAQIAGIMAAKRTPELIPLCHPLALASVTVDLACDAARAAVDITATCKLTGRTGVEMEALTAASVAALTVYDMCKALDRGMRISDLRVVHKSGGASGTFQAE from the coding sequence ATGGCGGGACTCACCCACATTGACCCTCAAGGCAACGCGGTCATGGTGGACGTCTCCGCCAAGGACGTGACGGAACGTAGCGCGACCGCCGTGGTGTCCGTGCTGATGCAGCCGACGACGCTGGAGGTGATCGTGTCCGGGCGGGCGCGCAAAGGCGACGTCCTCGCCGTCGCTCAGATCGCCGGGATCATGGCTGCCAAGCGCACGCCGGAGTTGATTCCGCTCTGCCACCCTCTGGCGCTGGCCAGCGTGACGGTCGATTTGGCATGCGATGCGGCGCGCGCGGCGGTCGACATCACCGCGACCTGTAAGCTGACCGGCCGCACCGGGGTCGAGATGGAGGCGCTGACCGCGGCGTCGGTGGCGGCGCTCACCGTCTACGACATGTGCAAGGCCCTCGACCGCGGCATGCGCATCAGCGACCTCCGCGTGGTGCACAAAAGCGGCGGAGCATCCGGAACTTTCCAGGCGGAGTGA
- the hpnC gene encoding squalene synthase HpnC produces the protein MTVETPSGKDAGYENFPVGSWLLPSHLRPHVAVFYAFARAIDDIADDPHLAADEKVRRLDIFKTALEDGRSGGVDLAKAHAMHRTLVETGIAPRHCLDLLSAFTQDAVKLRYRDWDDLMDYCQRSAAPVGRFLLDLHGSDAGDYGPADALCNALQVINHLQDCQEDYRALDRVYLPEDWMKAAGAAVADLDTDRTSPSLRVVLDRCLDGVDALLKEARTLPAVLTSRRLAMESAVILDIAHALVARLRRGDPLAGRIRLGPAEYAVCCTRGATAALFG, from the coding sequence ATGACGGTCGAGACGCCCTCCGGCAAAGATGCCGGCTATGAGAACTTTCCCGTCGGTTCGTGGTTGCTGCCATCGCACCTTCGTCCCCACGTTGCGGTGTTCTATGCATTCGCGCGCGCCATCGATGACATTGCAGATGACCCGCATCTGGCTGCAGACGAGAAGGTCCGGCGCCTGGACATATTCAAGACGGCCCTCGAGGACGGACGAAGCGGCGGCGTGGATCTGGCCAAGGCTCACGCGATGCACCGCACGCTGGTCGAGACGGGAATCGCGCCGCGCCACTGCCTTGACCTCCTGAGCGCCTTCACGCAGGACGCCGTGAAGCTGCGCTATCGGGATTGGGACGACCTCATGGATTATTGCCAACGCTCGGCTGCGCCGGTCGGGCGCTTTCTGCTTGACCTTCACGGCAGCGACGCCGGCGATTACGGTCCGGCCGACGCGCTCTGCAACGCCCTCCAAGTCATCAACCATCTCCAGGACTGCCAGGAGGACTACAGGGCGCTCGACCGGGTGTATTTGCCCGAGGACTGGATGAAGGCGGCAGGCGCCGCGGTGGCGGACCTGGATACGGACCGGACGTCACCGTCGTTGCGTGTTGTCCTCGACCGTTGCCTGGATGGTGTGGACGCCTTGCTGAAGGAAGCGCGGACGTTGCCGGCGGTGCTCACCAGCCGGAGGCTTGCCATGGAATCGGCGGTCATCCTGGATATCGCCCATGCCTTGGTCGCGCGGCTGCGGCGCGGCGACCCGCTCGCCGGCCGCATCCGGCTGGGCCCGGCGGAGTACGCGGTGTGTTGCACCCGCGGCGCCACCGCGGCGCTGTTCGGCTGA